In Vigna angularis cultivar LongXiaoDou No.4 chromosome 8, ASM1680809v1, whole genome shotgun sequence, the DNA window AAGGAAAGGCCAGTCCTTGAAATCAACATCCACTATACCCAAACACTTGGCCATCTTTTGTGCTATAGTTGATGCCAAGTCATGAATTGCTTTCCCATACGTCTTTACTATTTTCCTGTCATAACAGATCcacattatttaaattcaaataatgtAAATCTCATCAGAGGCAAAAAATATCTGTTACAATGTGGTCAGAGATTTGAAGCTCCAAAGTTTTGCGTTTACATTATACGTAGTAAATGTGAGTTGAAGCTTTTGCAATGGCTGGTATGGATTACATGGAGAATAACAATCAGTTAATTAGTTTGATAAATGAGGTGAGATAAAGAGAGAGGTTGAAGAAAGGAACCTGTAATGGGGTGGTAAATCCACCTGAGAAAAGAAATCTTCAAGTGCCTGTGGTGATTTATGATAGTCATATATTCCCATGGCCTCATATAGAGGACTTGATGGAAACGGTGGAATATAACCACTATCAGGAATTATCGATTTGTTGCGCATTTTTATCTCTAAAGGAAGATCATGCCAGAATTTCACAGCTGATTTCATCTCTTTCATGAGTGTGTCTGGAATAGGGTGGTTTATCACCCTGAAAATACCACATTTCTCACATGCTTCTCTTAGCTTCTTCCATTCCTCTCCCTCTGAAAGCTTCTGAAAATCCACCACAGGAACATTAGCCTCCATCTCTTGCtctttcactttcttcttcttcttgatcttTGCCTTCGATATCACTCTCAGTTTTTCAGAGCGGAGGAATTAGTTAACTCACTAATATATACTGACGAACGAGCCTTGCCTCGGTAAAAGTATGTTCTTAATGTTAAGGCTTTGTAAATTTCAAGACATATATTGCACCCTaatgtaaatttaataattcacttaaatttaaatttttaaaaaataatatgatgaTTAGGAATGGTAATAGTTGAGTCGGTACGAATCATATTCATCTGTTATCTAATATGTAATAGAAAAATTTCATTCCTTACATGTTATTTGATagatattcatttaattttttttaaaactgtagacatttatcaatatttaaaaaaacatattttgtaaatttttaaaatataatctaaattaaattaaaaaatataaaatataatataaattaaattaaatataaattaaaatttaattttaattaaatttaacttaaaaaatataaattaattttaattaaattaaattaaataaaatataaactaaattttaattttaattttttataaataataaataatgataaatacaGATGCTATAATATtgacttaattataaattaaaatttaattttaataaaatttaacttaaaaatataaatgaattttaattttaattatattttatctaataaatataaattaaattttaattttaattttttataaataacaaaGTGATAGATAAAGATAGTATAATACTCATgtctaatttaattataaattaatattaaagtattcattattattcatgaataataaatattcataaatactaattatatattgaaaaatttatttatgaataatcacaaaaataaataaataattatatatatatatatatatttatatatatttgtcttGGTTGTAATAATAGATACAGATTCAGCTGTGAGTTAGGATTGCAAGTTATAAGTGTAGTAGACGGTGTCTTTGGAAAGAATCGACATAATAAAGTAAGTTAGATATTGTGGCCCTACTTGTATCTGTTGCACAGTGTGCTGATTGGgtttttctttgtaaatgaTTCCGACAAAACCTGTTATGAATGAAAAGTACTATATTGTTCAATAGCgcatttctttttttcaaaaacattatttttctatGTACCAAACTTTTTTTAAGAGAATTACATGCAGCGATTTTACATTATCTTatcctaattttatttaaaaattattttttgaattttttttaatgtaaaattgtttattaaattcttataattaattttatgaaatattttttttcaatttttattaaaatgttgttgatcctatataaattttattatctttagttttgaaaaacttctttcAGCTAAAACAACTATATATTGAAGAATagttaacattattttaataagttatATATGTATTAGGAAAAAagtatattctttttttataaatgcaaattaatttatcattttccaattctataatttcttttaagatatttaattcAGAAATAACTCCAAGCCATTAAAATccaataaattataatgtttcaaaaaaatttcaaggTTTAACATTGTTCTTTCAAAATATACAACCAgtgactttaatttttttaatacaaaataaaacaaaaattatcttcGTAGGTTTTAAATTGTTCAAATCTACTTTAAAGCATGATAATTGctttatatataatgtataataACTAATCAATTCTAAATCATTCTTGAAgagattttacaattttattctcaacatttttatcaaattgtttctttttatgaCTAATACGTTTTTCACCAAACTTAGACTCTATGTCCATTTCAAAAGCAATTTCCTTGGTAGAAATGAATGcacttttaaattcattttctcTATACTTTTCAAAAAACGAAAGAAGAAATTTTAATTGTTCCATAGCTTTATTAATGCATATATCTTTTGATTGTAATTTCTTACTTACTGAGTTAATAGCAAATAAAACGTCACACCAAATATTCATGTCTAACAAATGTTAAAAGTTATATAGTTCATAAGTTGTTAAATAATtagtttcactttttattttagaatcAACACTAGCTTTAACTAATTCAAATAAAGCATCTTTTATTTGTGAAGTTTGAATCTTACAACTTTCACACTTAGAATACGACTTCCCCAACGTGTTTGTGACAATGATTTAAGAGTTAATCTATGTATATGGAGTTGTTaaattttctacctttttgtagAATGggaaaataaagtatttatatgttgtaaaacataaaaaaaagatatatctTCAAGAGAAGAATTATTCATATCTAAAGCACTAAGTTTAAACTATGACAACCACACAAAGTATAAAATGATCTAGGATTAATATCAAGATTTTTTTTGCATAACCTGATGTTTTCCTTTCATATTAGATCATCATATCCTTGTCCTCTAAGGTTGTTCATACCAAATCTAGCATTTTTCTAATTAATCTATAATGGCATAAAAAAGACATCCACTTGTatcatttacattttaaaaaatctaaaaaatactCATTAACTTTTATTGGAGTTGATAAAATATCCACACATTTTGATGCAAACGACATTTTCTTTATATGACATATCTTGAGTACAATCAAGCATGCTTGAATAATATTTTGCattcctatttttttataattttttattttgatttcacCTGCTAACaatcttatttattaattaatgtgaATCTCATTTCCATATAAGGATTGATTTAGGACTCTTAAAGTTAGAACCTTGTAGAAAATCTAGAAAATAGGTAAGAAGGTTgacattattttgtttaagacACAAAACGTCTAAATGCTACATATGTTAAGATAAGATCGTCTAAGCAAATATAGTTTTGAAGTATAACAAAATGTTTAAAGGAAATAGTGTCTAAACACGTGAATCGTCAAGGATACTAAATGCAAACACTAAACATTATATATCTAAAATGTCCTAAATGCCAAGTTACTCAAATAGATCGAGTTTAAAAGATAGTACACATATAATGCTTAAACGACTAGGATTACCTAACTCTTTATTACATGTACGTTGTAATACTCTTTTGTCTATTGTGTTATGTTCTCTTTTTCTATGTAGATCATATTAGTACTCTACATTTATTCAAAAGCTGCATCACAATCAAAAGAACATTTAGATACATGAAGAAATTCTAagaatgtttctttttttttctgccTCTCTCTTCCGTACACAACAAAATTGCTTATATAAGACGTGACATAGCTTCTGACCTATTACAAAAACTCTGAGTAATAGATCTTTTTTCAAAATAGCCTACATAAAGACCACTACATGACGAGAATAAATAAGAAGAATTATGTGTGCATACTCTATTGCTGTTATTCTCTCTAAAAGTTTACAGCATCTAACGATTGTtctttgagaaagaaaaaattcttcacaAGTTTTCATAATTTCCTTGTATTGATTTCAAATCCTTTCTACGAAAGTTACATATTTTGTTCTTGTAATCTATAAAacctttattattttcttttagaattgaaataaaatactTGTAAGTTTAAGTCACTAGAGTTCAATTGTCTAGTCAGTTAGACTAGTTCATACCATGAGTAGTTATACTAGTTCTAACTAGTTAGGTTAGTTGTATACCAGGAGTGATTAAACTTATTGTAATCTTTTGTGATTAATGGAACCCTTTAAGAGTGTATAAAGGAGAACTGGACGTACCTCAATTTGGagcaaatcaatattaaaataagcgTGTCTCATTGCTTTTGCTTTCAAAGGTTTTCCCTAAATGCTGTTTTAAACACTCATGTGTTTAATAACTATTTGAGACTGATAGGCTCTTCCTCAAGCTAGGTTGCGCCAAAGCATGAAGATGAGACCATGAAGGTGAGGTTAGTGCGCAAGCAAGGGGTGGATGGAGAGGATATTCTTGGTTTATGAGTGTTTGTGGTGGGCTGGAAGTTTTTGGTGTTTCTTTTGAGAGGTTGAGCCAAATCTAAAGAAGGGTG includes these proteins:
- the LOC108343738 gene encoding 2-oxoglutarate-dependent dioxygenase DAO, with the protein product MEANVPVVDFQKLSEGEEWKKLREACEKCGIFRVINHPIPDTLMKEMKSAVKFWHDLPLEIKMRNKSIIPDSGYIPPFPSSPLYEAMGIYDYHKSPQALEDFFSQVDLPPHYRKIVKTYGKAIHDLASTIAQKMAKCLGIVDVDFKDWPFLLRTIKYNFSPENVGEMGIMLHSDTGFITLLQDDETVTGLELLDDSGLLKKVTPKSGSFLCIVGDVGHVWSNEKFWNARHRVICKETCTRYSFGVFMLAARDGIVEAHPKLAELNGGPRYRPFKYEDLREFRIVTGKRNAEVLDQYRIA